The genomic region GCCGATCCGGACCGGGGCCATGTCTTCACCGACCGCCTGCTGCACGCCCGCGGCCTGGTGGAGACGATGTTCCTCGGCGCCGAGACCATCCGCCCGCTGCTGCAGCGGCTGGTGCCGCAGGCCGAGGTGCAGACGCGGCCGCGGCTGTCGCAGCTCAGCCATGCCGGCCCGGTCAAGCTCACCCGCCTGCCGCCCCGCAGCGCCGTGGTCGCCTTCAGCGCCGCCGAGGTCTACGCCATCGCCGAGCTGATCCGCCGCCGCCGCGGTGGCTGCGCGGTGGTGATGGGACGGCTGAGCCCGCGCACGCGCAACGCCCAGGTGGCGCTCTACCAGGAAAAGGAGGTCGATTTCCTGGTGGCGACCGATGCGATCGGCATGGGCCTGAACATGGACGTCGACCATGTCGCCTTCGCCGGGCTGACCAAGTTCGACGGCCACCGGCCGCGCGGGCTGAGCGCCGCCGAGGTCGCCCAGATCGCCGGGCGCGCCGGGCGGGGCATGCGCGACGGCACTTTCGGCAGCACCGCCGACTGCCCGCCTTTGGAACCCGAACTGGCCGCCCAGGTCGAGGCGCACAGCTTCGAGCCGCTGACCCAGCTCTGCTGGCGCAGCAGCGAGCTCGATTTCACCCATGTCGACGCATTGCTGGACACGTTGCTGGCCCCGCCCCCCGGACCGGGACTGGTGCGCGGCAACGATGCGACCGACCTCGAGACCCTGGCCGCCCTGGCCCGCGAGCCGGAGATGCGCGGCCTCGCCCGTGGACGGGGCCGGGTGCGCCTGCTGTGGGACGCCTGCCAGATCCCCGATTTCCGCAAGCTGGCCGACGATAGCCACATACGTTTGTGCGCACGAGTGTTCACTCACGTCGCCCGTGACGGCCGCATCCCCACCGACTGGATCGCCGGCCAGATCGCGGCGCTGGCGCGCGCGGACGGCGATATCGACACCCTGATGCAACGGCTGGCCGGCGTGCGCGTCTGGACTTATATCGCGGCCCGCCCGGACTGGGTCGCTGACGCGGCGCACTGGCAGGGCCGGGCGCGCGAGGTCGAGGACCTGGTCTCCGACGCGCTGCATGAGCGGCTGATCGCCCGTTTCGTCGACCGCCGGGCGGCGCATCTCATGCGGCGACTGGAAGCGGGCGAACAGGAAGATCTGCTATCGGCGGTCACGCGCCGGGGCGAGGTGGTGGTGGAAGGACATCCGGTCGGCCTGATCGAGGGGTTCGGCTTCGTCCCCGACCCGTCCTGCGAAGGGGACGAGCGGCGCCTGGTGCTGCGCGCGGCCCGGCGCGCGCTGCGCGAGGAGATGCCGCGGCGGGTGCTGCGGCTGGAGGCGGCCGCGGATGCCGCCTTCACCTGGACCGACACCCACCGCCTGATCTGGGAAGGGGCGGCGGTCGGCCGCCTGCGCCGGGGCCCCGCGCCGATGCGGCCGCTGGTGGAGGTGCTCGACAGCGAGTTCCTCGACGGCGCCCAGCGCGAGCGGGTGCGCGCCCGCCTGCAGCATTTCCTGGATACCGAGATCCGCCTCGCGGTGGCGCCCTTGCTGGCGGCGGCGGAGGCGGCGGCAGGGGAAGGCACCCTGCGCGGCCCCCTGCACCGGCTGGTCGAGCGCCTGGGCGTCGTGCCGGGCGCGACCGAAGACGACATCCCCTCCGGCCTGCGCGGACGTCTGAAGCCGCTGGGGGTGCGGGCCGGCCGCTTCGCCCTGTTCCTGCCCGCCCTGCTCAAGCCCCGGGCGACCCAGGTGCGGGCGCGGCTGTGGGCGCTCTGGCACGGCGCCCCCACCCCGGAACTGCCCGCCCCCAGCCTCGTCTGCGTGGCCCCGCCCCAGGACTGGCCCCCCGGCTTCGCCGCCGCCATGGGCTGGGTCGATGTCGGCCCCCTGCTGCTGCGCCTCGACGTCGCCGAGCGGGTCGCAGCGGAGCTGGCCTTCATCGCCCGCACCCACCCCGCCCCCTTGCCCACCGACCTGCTTCCCCGCCTCGGGGTGAAGACCGATGCCGTGCCTTTGGTGATGCGGCGGCTGGGCTTCCGGCTGTTGCCTCCCCCGCCTCTGGCCGAGGGGCAGCTGGGGCCGCCGCTGCCCACCCTGGTGGCGCCGCTGCGCCGCCGGCCCCCGTCCGGGCCTGCCCCCCGGCAGCGGCGCCCCCTGCCGGCCGACGGTCCCTTCGCCGCGCTGGCGGCACTGCGGGTGTGATGGCGGCCGGGCGCCCCGACCCATCGACGGCGGGCGGCACGGAAGACCGCGACTGGCAGCGCCTGGACAAATGGCTGTGGTGCGCGCGCTTCATGAAGGCGCGGTCCGATTGCGCCCGCCTGGTCGGCGAAGGCATGGTGCGCATCAACCGCCAGCCGACCGACAAAGCGCATGCCCGGCTGCGGGTGGGCGACGTGCTGACCTTGCCGTTGCGCGGGCGGGTGCTGGTCGTCGCGGTGCGCGCCCTCGCCATCCGTCGCGGCCCCGCCACGGAAGCGCGGCTGCTATACCACGAAATTGCCCCGGCCGAGGTCGATGCGGCCCCGCCCCACACTTGCGGTAGTGACGAAACGGCGGCATACCCCGCGCCTGACCCTATTCCGACCAGGAGTCCGCAATGACCTACGTGGTCACGGAAAACTGCATCCGCTGCAAGTACATGGACTGCGTGGAAGTCTGCCCTGTGGACTGCTTCTACGTCGGCGAGAATATGTTGGTGATCCATCCGGACGAATGCATTGATTGCGGCGTCTGCGAACCGGAATGCCCGGCCGAGGCGATCGCGCCGGACAGCGACGACCGGGCTGCCGCCTGGGCGGAAACCAACCGCACCTACTCGGCGCTGTGGCCGAACATCACCCGCAAGGGCGAGCCGCCAGCCGACGCCGACGAGTGGAAGACCAAGGAAGACAAGGCCAAGCTGTTCTCGCCCGAACCGGGCGTTCCCTGATCCTGCCGTACTGCCGTCCCTGGGCGTGGTTCGTTACGCCCAGGGACGACGAGGGCCGGGCATTTCGTTGCGCGCCCGGCGCCTCCTGATCTCCCCCGGTGGCCGAACCACCCCACAAAAAATGTGCGGGTTGAGGGGGTTGCGGTCCCTTGCACCGCTTTGATCGGCTCCCCAGATCTGCATATGATATTCTCAGGGAACGGAAGAATCCGCCCTGCGGGGCACCCGATGGTTTGGTGCCCGCGGTGTGGCGGTCACGCCTTCGCTCGTGAAGGAATATCTGCGGCGCCGGTCCGGCGGCCAGGATCCTCGGGTTTGTCGGCGATCCCTCGTGCCGGCCACTCAGCACCGTAATCGGGCAGTGACGTTTCTGGAGCACGAGGTTCGCCATGAAGGCGTCCGCAGCCAGTGAGCGTAGTGCAGTCACCCGGACGGCCAGGGCGCAGCCGCCTCGCGCCGATCTGTCGAAACCGGATCGTCTGGCCGCCTTCCCGCCGGTGGGGCACCCCGGCAACACCGGCGGAAACGCCCCTTCGAAGGCCATGACGCCGCAACATCGGACCAGCGCCCCCTCTCCCGCCCGTCCACTCTCCCCTCGACCTCAGGATGCGAAGAATCCGGACGTGAAAACTGCGGAAGCGAACATTGTCCCCCCCGGCCCTCCGACACCGGCCAGCCATTCGGATCCCGTTCTCCGCCCCCTTGCCAGGGAAGAGAGCTTCGCCGAAGGCGACTACGTGGTCTATCCAACCCACGGCGTCGGCAAGATCGACAAGATCGCCATCGAGGAGATCGCCGGGCACCGCCTGGATCTGATCCACATCACCTTCGAGGAAAATCGCATGACGCTGCGGGTGCCGGTCGCCAAGGCCCGCAGCGCCGGACTGCGCAGGCTCGCCACGCAAACCAAGTTCGACGAGGCGCTCGCCGTGCTGAAAGGCCGGGCCAGGGTCAAGCGGACGATGTGGTCGCGCCGGGCTCAGGAATACGAGGCCAAGATCAATTCCGGCGACCCCATCGCCATCGCCGAGGTGGTGCGCGACCTGCACCGCAACGCCGGCCAACCCGACCAGAGCTTCTCCGAACGCCATATCTATGAATCGGCGATGGATCGCCTGGCCGCCGAGCTGGCGGCGCTGGACCGCACCGACAAGGCCAGTGCCGCGATCAAGCTGGCGAACTTCCTGAAGTCGATCTGACAAAGCAAAGGGGCCCCAGCCCTTCTGGCTGGAGCCCCTCGCCGGAAGCCGTGCCGGCGGCGCGGCGTCAGTCGCTGTTGCGGTTGCCGAGCAGCATCAGCAGCATCTGGAACAGGTTGATGAAGTTCAGATACAGGCCGAGTGCGTCGAACACGCTCCGCTTGGCGGCCTCGTCCGGGCCATAGGCATAGGCGAACTCGACGAAATCCGACTTGATCCGCTGGGTGTCGTAGGCGGTCAGGCCGGTGAACACCAGCACGCCGATGATGCTGATCACGAACTGCAGGCCGGCACTGCCCAGGAAGATATTCACCAGGCTGGCCAGCACGATGCCGAACAGCCCCATGATCAGGAAGCTGCCGAGCTTGGTCAGGTCGCGACGCGTGGCATAGCCGAAGATGCTCATCGCGGCGAAGGTGCCGGCCGTGATGAAGAACACCCGGGCGACGGAAGCGCCGGTGTAGATCAGGAAGATATTCGTCAGGCTCGCGCCCATCGCCAGGCAGAAAGCCCAATAGAGCCCCTGCACCGCGGTGGCGGAAAGCCGGTTCACACCGAAGTTCAGAACCAGGATGAAGGCCAGCGGCGCGAAGATGCTGATCCAGGCAAGGACGCCCGGCGCGTGCACCATCCGGCCGCTCGGGGTCATGGTGAGCGGGTAGAAAACCTCGAGCAGGCTGGTATTGGCGATGGCAAAGGCCACGATGCCGGTGAGCACCAGGCCGGATGCCATCCAGTTGTAGACGCGAAGCATATAGGCGCGCAGGCCTGCGTCCAGTACTGCCGCCGTCTCGGCTGCGCGGGTCGCCCCCGTGTAGGTCCGATAGTCGGGACTGAAAGCCATGGTCTGTGTTTTCCTTATCAGGCGGGATGCCTCTCGGCGATCATTTTGGGTCCGCAGGGCCGCCGATCAAGCGAAATCGACGTAATACGTTCCCTACTCGTTCCGCAACAGCGGAGCGGCCCGCGCGCGCAGCGCGGCGGCCGTTCCGGCATAGCCGAAACCCAGCATCAGCGCCACACAGCCCAGCACGGTCAATCCAAGCCGCTCCGGCAGGAATGACCAGTCCGCCCCCATCACGCCGCGTACCACCGCCCAGCTTGCCAGCGTGCCGACCAGGGCGGCGATCAGGCCCGCGGCAAGGCCAAGGATTCCAAACTCTACCAGCCAGGCCGCACGCACCTGGGACCGCGTGGCACCAAGGCTTTTGAGGATGACCGCCTCCTGGATGCGGCGCCTCTGCCCCGCCGCGACCGCCCCCGCCAGCACCAGCGCACCGGCCACCAACGTCACCGCGCCGGTCACCGAAAGGGCCGCGCCGATCTGTCCGAGCAGCGCGGCGACCGTCGCCAGCACGTCGGCCACCCGGATTCCCGAAACATTGGGCAGGGCGTCCGTCACTCTTTTTAACAACGCCGCCTGCGCCTCCGGGGCGGCGCGGACCGTCGCGATATGCGTGTGCGGCGCGCGTGCCAGCAGGCCGGGGCTCGCCACCAGGGTGAAGTTGATGTCGAGGCTGCGCCAGGCGATGTCGCGCAGGCTGGCCACCTGCAGGTCGATGTCGCGACCGAGCACGTTGACCCGGATGACGTCGCCGAGCCCTATCCCCCAGCCCCGGGCCAGGGCGGCGTCGAAGGAAACCAGCGGCCGGCCATCGTAATCGGCGGGCCACCAGGATCCGGCGACCAGCCGCGTGCCCTCCGGCATCGCCGCCGCATAGGTCAGGCCACGGTCGCCCCGCAGCGCCCAGGTCGTCTCCGGCGTGGCCTGCACCTGCTCGGCCGGCACGCCGTTCACGGCGACGATGCGCGCGCGCAGGCTGGGCACCTCGCGCAGATCCTGCACGCTGGGCATGCCGCCGACGATGCGCCGGAATTCCGGCATCTGGTCGTTCTGGATGTCGATGAAGAAGAAGCTCGGCGCCCGCTCAGGCAGTTGCTCGGCGACCTGCCGGCGCAGATTCCCTTCGATCAGCGCCACCGCCGCCAGCGTGGACAGGCCGATGCCGACGGAGACCAGCATCAGCGGTGTCGGCGCCCCCGGCCGGTGCAGATTGGAAAGCCCCAGCCGCGCCCACGGCCAGGGCGGCGCCGGCAGCCGGCGCGCCAGCCGCATCACCCCCCATGCCCCCGCGCGGAACAGCAACAGCGTCACCAGGGCCGCCAGGCAGAACCACGCCGCGAACAGCCGCTCCTGCGCCGTCGCCACGGTCAGGCCGACCAGGGCCAGCACCAGGCCGAGATTGGCCGCGATCAGCCAGCCCGGCGGACGCACCCGCTCGGGCTGCAGGGCATCGCGGAACAATGCCGCGCCGGAAATGCGCATCGCCCGCGCCAGCGGCCACAAGGCAAAGGTGGCGGCGGTCAGCAGGCCATACCCGGCCGCGAGCGCCAGCGGTTGCAGGAAGGGTCCCGGATCCGGCGCCACCGGCAGCACCCCCGACAGCGCCCACCCGGCCAGCGGCGGCAGCACCGCCCCGACCGCCAGCCCGGCCAGCACGCCAAGCCCGGCCAGCGCCAGCACCTGCACGAGGCAGATCGCGAACACCAGGACCGGCGCCGCCCCCAGGCAGCGCAAGGTCGCGATGCTGCGCGCCCGCGCCTCGATCCAGGCGGAGACCCCGTTGGCCACGCCAATGCCGCCGACCAGCAGGCTGGTCAGCCCGACCAGGGTCATGAACAGGCTGGTGCGGTCGATGAAACGGTTCACCCCCGGCGCGGCCGCCGTCGCGTCCCGGATGCGCCAGCCGGTTCCGGGGAAAGCGGCCCGCAGGTCGGTGATCGTCGTTGCCACATCCGTCCCCGGCGGCAGCACTGCCCGCAGCGCGTGCTCGGCAATGGCCCCGGGCGCCAGCAGGCCGGTCGCCGGCAGGTCGGCAAGCGCGATCAGCACGCGCGGCCCGAACAACGAGGAGGTCGAGACCCGGTCGGGCTCGGCCGTCAGCGCCGCCCGCAGCGGCAGGACCGCAGTCCCCACCCGCACCGGATCACCCGGCTGCAGCCGCAGGCGCTCGATCACCAATGGCTCGGCCCAGAAACCGCCGGCCAACCCGGCACCTTGCGGATCCGAACCGGCCTCGCCGATCAGCGGCCAGGCGGCATCCACCGCCTTCAGCTCGACCAACAGCCGCTCCCCCGAGGGCGCCACCAGCATGGAGCGCATGGTTACTACCTCGGAAACCCGCGCCCCCCTTGCCGCAAGCCAGTCCCGCAGGTCCTGCGGCAACGGGTCGGCCCCGCCCTGGACCGCCAGGTCACCACCGAGCAGGCGCGCCCCGTCACGCGCCAGGCCACGCTCGATCCCTTCCCGCAGCGTTCCGACCGCCGCAATCGCCGCCACACCCAGGGCGAGACAGGCGAGCACGATGCGCAGGCCCCTGACGCCACCGCGCAGGTCGCGGCGCGCGAGGCGAAAGATCAACCACATGGTTTGATGCATCCAATGCGGGGTTTCACCCCGCACCCGACCAGGAGGCTCCGCCTCCTGGACCTCCGCCAAGGGCGAAGCCCTTGGATCCCGGTCCCGATCACGATGCGATCCGGCCGTCGGCCACGTGGACGATGCGGCTGCAACGATGCGCGAGCGCCGGGTCGTGGGTAATCAGCATCAACGTACTGCCCCGCTCCGCCTGCAGGCTGAACAACAGGTCCATCACCGCATCGCCGGTGGCACGATCCAGGTTTCCGGTGGGCTCGTCAGCCAACAGCAGCCGCGGCGCCGCGGCGAAGGCCCTCGCCAGGGCCACACGCTGCTGTTCGCCGCCGGACAACTGGCCCGGGCGATGGGTCAGCCGGTGCCCGAGCCCGACCGCGCGCAGGCTCGCCTCGGCCTGCGCGAACGCCGCGGCCACGCCCGCGAGCTCCAGCGGAATGGCCACGTTCTCCAGCGCCGTCATGGTGGGGATCAGATGGAAGGCCTGGAACACGATGCCGACCGACTGGCGGCGGAACCGGGCCAGCGCATCCTCCGACATCGCAGTGAGATCGTTTCCGTCCACCTGGACACGGCCGCCGGTCGCGCGTTCCAGGCCAGCCAGCACCATCAGCAGACTGGTCTTGCCGGAACCCGACGGACCGACGATCCCGACCGCCTCGCCGGCGGCGACCTGCAGGTCGATGCCCTGCAGGATGTTGACCGGACCGGCGCTGGATTGCACGGTCAGGCGCAGGTCCCGCACCTCGACGAGCGGGGAACTGGCGTTCGGACCCAGGTCCGGGGCGGGGTGGGAAGGGGCGATGGCATCCATGGCACGACGATATGGCTCCCGCCGCCACGTCCTGAAAGCGGTGGCGGCGGCAACGACCCTGGTTTTTGCGCGAACCGCCCGGGCACGCACGCTGCGGCTGCTGGTGCTCGGGGATTCACTCGGCGCGGGCTACGGCCTGGCGCGGGCCGAGGGCTTCCAGGCCCAACTGGCGGCGGCGCTGCAGGCGCGCGGGCACGCGGTGACGATCCTGGACGGCGCCGTCTCCGGCGACACCACCGCGGGCGGACGGGCGCGGCTCGACTGGGCGCTTGCCGACGGCGCCGACGCGGCGCTGGTGGAACTGGGCGGCAATGACGGGCTGCGCGGGATCGACCCGTCGGCGACCGAGGCGAATCTGACGGCGATCCTGGACACGCTGGCAGCGAAACGGATTCCCGTGCTGCTCTGCGGAATGCTGGCGCCCCCCAATCTCGGGCCCGAGTACGGCCAGGCCTTCCATGCGACGTTC from Rhodovastum atsumiense harbors:
- a CDS encoding helicase-related protein; amino-acid sequence: MSAFGIGDLPARVRAVLGPTNTGKTHLAIERLLAHASGIIGFPLRLLARENYDRMVARKGARHVALITGEEKIIPPDARWFSCTVEAMPLDRPVEFLAVDEIQLCADPDRGHVFTDRLLHARGLVETMFLGAETIRPLLQRLVPQAEVQTRPRLSQLSHAGPVKLTRLPPRSAVVAFSAAEVYAIAELIRRRRGGCAVVMGRLSPRTRNAQVALYQEKEVDFLVATDAIGMGLNMDVDHVAFAGLTKFDGHRPRGLSAAEVAQIAGRAGRGMRDGTFGSTADCPPLEPELAAQVEAHSFEPLTQLCWRSSELDFTHVDALLDTLLAPPPGPGLVRGNDATDLETLAALAREPEMRGLARGRGRVRLLWDACQIPDFRKLADDSHIRLCARVFTHVARDGRIPTDWIAGQIAALARADGDIDTLMQRLAGVRVWTYIAARPDWVADAAHWQGRAREVEDLVSDALHERLIARFVDRRAAHLMRRLEAGEQEDLLSAVTRRGEVVVEGHPVGLIEGFGFVPDPSCEGDERRLVLRAARRALREEMPRRVLRLEAAADAAFTWTDTHRLIWEGAAVGRLRRGPAPMRPLVEVLDSEFLDGAQRERVRARLQHFLDTEIRLAVAPLLAAAEAAAGEGTLRGPLHRLVERLGVVPGATEDDIPSGLRGRLKPLGVRAGRFALFLPALLKPRATQVRARLWALWHGAPTPELPAPSLVCVAPPQDWPPGFAAAMGWVDVGPLLLRLDVAERVAAELAFIARTHPAPLPTDLLPRLGVKTDAVPLVMRRLGFRLLPPPPLAEGQLGPPLPTLVAPLRRRPPSGPAPRQRRPLPADGPFAALAALRV
- a CDS encoding RNA-binding S4 domain-containing protein; translation: MAAGRPDPSTAGGTEDRDWQRLDKWLWCARFMKARSDCARLVGEGMVRINRQPTDKAHARLRVGDVLTLPLRGRVLVVAVRALAIRRGPATEARLLYHEIAPAEVDAAPPHTCGSDETAAYPAPDPIPTRSPQ
- the fdxA gene encoding ferredoxin FdxA — translated: MTYVVTENCIRCKYMDCVEVCPVDCFYVGENMLVIHPDECIDCGVCEPECPAEAIAPDSDDRAAAWAETNRTYSALWPNITRKGEPPADADEWKTKEDKAKLFSPEPGVP
- a CDS encoding CarD family transcriptional regulator, producing the protein MKTAEANIVPPGPPTPASHSDPVLRPLAREESFAEGDYVVYPTHGVGKIDKIAIEEIAGHRLDLIHITFEENRMTLRVPVAKARSAGLRRLATQTKFDEALAVLKGRARVKRTMWSRRAQEYEAKINSGDPIAIAEVVRDLHRNAGQPDQSFSERHIYESAMDRLAAELAALDRTDKASAAIKLANFLKSI
- a CDS encoding Bax inhibitor-1/YccA family protein; this translates as MAFSPDYRTYTGATRAAETAAVLDAGLRAYMLRVYNWMASGLVLTGIVAFAIANTSLLEVFYPLTMTPSGRMVHAPGVLAWISIFAPLAFILVLNFGVNRLSATAVQGLYWAFCLAMGASLTNIFLIYTGASVARVFFITAGTFAAMSIFGYATRRDLTKLGSFLIMGLFGIVLASLVNIFLGSAGLQFVISIIGVLVFTGLTAYDTQRIKSDFVEFAYAYGPDEAAKRSVFDALGLYLNFINLFQMLLMLLGNRNSD
- a CDS encoding ABC transporter permease, producing MWLIFRLARRDLRGGVRGLRIVLACLALGVAAIAAVGTLREGIERGLARDGARLLGGDLAVQGGADPLPQDLRDWLAARGARVSEVVTMRSMLVAPSGERLLVELKAVDAAWPLIGEAGSDPQGAGLAGGFWAEPLVIERLRLQPGDPVRVGTAVLPLRAALTAEPDRVSTSSLFGPRVLIALADLPATGLLAPGAIAEHALRAVLPPGTDVATTITDLRAAFPGTGWRIRDATAAAPGVNRFIDRTSLFMTLVGLTSLLVGGIGVANGVSAWIEARARSIATLRCLGAAPVLVFAICLVQVLALAGLGVLAGLAVGAVLPPLAGWALSGVLPVAPDPGPFLQPLALAAGYGLLTAATFALWPLARAMRISGAALFRDALQPERVRPPGWLIAANLGLVLALVGLTVATAQERLFAAWFCLAALVTLLLFRAGAWGVMRLARRLPAPPWPWARLGLSNLHRPGAPTPLMLVSVGIGLSTLAAVALIEGNLRRQVAEQLPERAPSFFFIDIQNDQMPEFRRIVGGMPSVQDLREVPSLRARIVAVNGVPAEQVQATPETTWALRGDRGLTYAAAMPEGTRLVAGSWWPADYDGRPLVSFDAALARGWGIGLGDVIRVNVLGRDIDLQVASLRDIAWRSLDINFTLVASPGLLARAPHTHIATVRAAPEAQAALLKRVTDALPNVSGIRVADVLATVAALLGQIGAALSVTGAVTLVAGALVLAGAVAAGQRRRIQEAVILKSLGATRSQVRAAWLVEFGILGLAAGLIAALVGTLASWAVVRGVMGADWSFLPERLGLTVLGCVALMLGFGYAGTAAALRARAAPLLRNE
- a CDS encoding ABC transporter ATP-binding protein → MDAIAPSHPAPDLGPNASSPLVEVRDLRLTVQSSAGPVNILQGIDLQVAAGEAVGIVGPSGSGKTSLLMVLAGLERATGGRVQVDGNDLTAMSEDALARFRRQSVGIVFQAFHLIPTMTALENVAIPLELAGVAAAFAQAEASLRAVGLGHRLTHRPGQLSGGEQQRVALARAFAAAPRLLLADEPTGNLDRATGDAVMDLLFSLQAERGSTLMLITHDPALAHRCSRIVHVADGRIAS
- a CDS encoding arylesterase codes for the protein MARRYGSRRHVLKAVAAATTLVFARTARARTLRLLVLGDSLGAGYGLARAEGFQAQLAAALQARGHAVTILDGAVSGDTTAGGRARLDWALADGADAALVELGGNDGLRGIDPSATEANLTAILDTLAAKRIPVLLCGMLAPPNLGPEYGQAFHATFERLGARKEVIYDPFFLQGVARDPALNQPDGIHPNPEGVRRIVARLLPQIERLLAEARAS